A region of Thiofilum sp. DNA encodes the following proteins:
- a CDS encoding enoyl-CoA hydratase-related protein, with protein sequence MSKWQTLTLIERGTGVAQVTMARPAVFNAFNEVMIAEIQAVFAELMADPKVRIIVLAGEGKHFSAGADLQWMRRASEASQEWNLEDARRLAQMLHTIESCPKPTIARINGAALGGGVGLVCACDIAIAADNATFTLSEAKFGIVPAVISPYVINAVGRRQAKRLALTTTRIGAHEALELGLVHQVVSSEALDKTVDMVIADVLLGSPNAHQEIKWLFNQLSPSEITPEVRELTAQTISRVRGTEEAREGFAAFLAKRPASWLNQSE encoded by the coding sequence ATGTCGAAATGGCAAACTTTAACGCTTATTGAGCGCGGCACTGGGGTGGCTCAAGTCACGATGGCACGCCCAGCCGTATTTAATGCTTTTAATGAAGTGATGATTGCCGAAATTCAAGCGGTATTTGCTGAGCTAATGGCTGACCCTAAAGTACGCATCATTGTATTAGCAGGCGAGGGTAAGCATTTTAGTGCCGGGGCTGATTTGCAGTGGATGCGGCGAGCCAGTGAGGCTAGCCAAGAGTGGAACTTAGAGGATGCAAGGCGTTTAGCTCAGATGCTGCATACTATTGAGTCTTGCCCTAAGCCGACTATTGCACGTATTAATGGAGCCGCATTGGGTGGGGGCGTGGGCTTAGTGTGTGCCTGTGATATAGCTATAGCTGCCGATAACGCCACCTTTACCTTAAGTGAGGCTAAGTTTGGTATTGTGCCTGCGGTTATTAGTCCGTATGTGATTAATGCGGTGGGACGGCGACAAGCTAAACGTTTAGCGTTAACGACTACACGTATTGGTGCTCATGAAGCATTAGAGCTGGGATTGGTTCATCAAGTAGTGAGCAGTGAGGCTTTAGACAAAACAGTCGATATGGTCATTGCTGATGTGTTGCTAGGTAGTCCTAATGCGCATCAGGAAATTAAGTGGTTGTTTAATCAACTAAGTCCTAGTGAAATTACACCTGAAGTACGTGAGCTAACCGCACAAACGATTAGTCGTGTGCGCGGTACTGAGGAGGCACGCGAAGGATTCGCTGCCTTTTTAGCTAAGCGTCCAGCGAGTTGGCTAAATCAAAGCGAATAG